One Corynebacterium yudongzhengii DNA window includes the following coding sequences:
- a CDS encoding DUF1648 domain-containing protein, with protein MARTERLPRRPEQMPVHFGADGEADRFTDKSLQSFLFTILLGPVITLLVMLGAQGLISAQSSHITELGSPIRDANTIYRAWEGLRAAMHYIGWYTGGLAITLAAGVGFNLHPRIDDLLPLTLLTIGALTLALIVTISRLSKKLEEK; from the coding sequence GTGGCTCGTACAGAACGTCTACCCCGCCGTCCCGAACAGATGCCGGTGCATTTTGGCGCCGACGGCGAAGCCGACCGTTTCACCGACAAATCCCTACAGTCGTTCCTCTTTACGATCCTGCTAGGGCCCGTGATCACGTTGCTGGTGATGCTAGGCGCCCAAGGACTCATCTCCGCACAGTCGAGCCACATCACCGAGTTGGGCTCCCCCATACGTGACGCCAACACCATCTACCGCGCCTGGGAAGGCCTGCGCGCCGCCATGCACTACATCGGGTGGTACACGGGCGGGTTGGCGATCACCCTCGCGGCAGGCGTCGGCTTCAACCTGCACCCGCGTATCGACGATCTGCTCCCCCTCACCCTGCTCACCATCGGGGCACTGACCCTCGCGTTGATCGTGACTATCAGCCGCTTAAGCAAAAAGCTCGAGGAAAAGTAA
- a CDS encoding glutaminase: MKGLIPDYLTDILDEVRDVTDGEVPDYIPALAEADPAWLGVVIHTTTGNTYAAGDDLAEFTIQSVSKPFTYALAMQELGIDAVREVVGMEPSGEAFNEMSLEKEAKRPFNPMINAGAIAVNQLINGTDSDVDDRVEVIRQFFSKLAGRELEIDASAVDGEMEGADRNLSIAHMLRSYDIIVDEAHDAVISYTRQCSLRVTLHDLAVMAATLANGGIQPVTGERLLSEAVCRQTMAVMASCGMYDAAGRWMARVGIPAKSGVSGAVIGMLPGQLGIAALSPRLDGAGNSVRGVKIFENMSTDMGLHLMSTENIAGAHAVRSINRVGEDTIVTIQGMVNFIGAEAILGVLNQHNFRDGRIVLDVSRMVESNTMGRRMLKEGLRRLREEGHEIGVIDPDGGLKQRLMDDGSQIPLVNENEG; the protein is encoded by the coding sequence ATGAAGGGACTCATCCCGGATTACCTCACCGACATTCTCGACGAGGTCCGAGACGTCACCGACGGCGAAGTACCCGATTACATCCCCGCCCTCGCCGAGGCCGACCCGGCCTGGCTGGGCGTGGTCATCCACACCACCACCGGGAACACCTACGCCGCCGGCGACGACCTGGCCGAGTTCACCATCCAGTCCGTCTCGAAGCCCTTCACCTACGCCCTCGCCATGCAGGAGCTCGGCATCGACGCGGTGCGCGAGGTCGTCGGCATGGAACCCTCGGGCGAGGCCTTCAACGAGATGAGCCTCGAAAAGGAAGCCAAGCGCCCGTTCAACCCGATGATCAACGCCGGCGCCATCGCGGTCAACCAGCTGATCAACGGCACCGACTCAGATGTCGACGACCGCGTCGAAGTCATCCGCCAGTTCTTTTCCAAGCTCGCCGGCCGCGAACTCGAGATCGACGCGTCCGCCGTCGACGGCGAGATGGAAGGCGCCGATCGCAACCTCTCCATCGCGCACATGCTGCGCAGCTACGACATCATCGTCGACGAAGCCCACGACGCCGTCATCTCCTATACCCGCCAGTGCTCGCTGCGCGTCACCCTCCACGACCTCGCGGTCATGGCGGCCACCCTCGCCAACGGTGGCATCCAGCCCGTCACCGGCGAACGCCTGCTCAGTGAGGCCGTCTGCCGCCAGACCATGGCCGTCATGGCGTCCTGCGGCATGTACGACGCTGCCGGTCGCTGGATGGCGCGCGTTGGCATCCCCGCCAAGTCGGGCGTCTCCGGGGCGGTCATCGGTATGCTGCCGGGACAGCTCGGCATCGCCGCGCTGTCGCCGCGTCTCGACGGCGCCGGCAACTCCGTCCGCGGAGTTAAAATCTTCGAGAACATGTCTACCGACATGGGCCTGCACCTGATGTCCACCGAGAACATCGCCGGCGCCCACGCCGTGCGCTCCATCAACCGGGTGGGCGAAGATACGATCGTCACCATCCAGGGCATGGTCAACTTCATCGGCGCCGAGGCGATCCTGGGCGTCCTCAACCAGCACAACTTCCGCGACGGCCGCATCGTTCTCGACGTTTCCCGCATGGTCGAATCCAACACGATGGGCCGCCGCATGCTGAAGGAAGGCCTGCGCCGCTTGCGCGAAGAAGGCCACGAAATCGGCGTCATCGACCCCGACGGCGGCCTCAAACAGCGCCTCATGGACGACGGCTCCCAGATCCCGCTCGTCAACGAAAACGAGGGGTAG
- the glsA gene encoding glutaminase A, translating to MDTAIPQYLQRLIDDARAREERQDTDGHPDDRIGIALCTSTGHLYAAGDTGAEFTIQSVSKPFIFALAVQRRGARRVLEAVELEPSGEAFDEISLGDHYRPMNPMINAGALAVNQLILGEDAEADDRVEIVRDLLSKLAGRDLKVNLDAAREEFRSADRNLALAHMLRSYGIINDSAESAVWGYTRQCCVSVTARDLAIMAATLANHGVNPITGERVLDARVCRLTMAVLSTTGMYDATGRWMARVGIPAKSGVDGGLIGMLPGQAGVATFSPGLDKHGNPIRGVRLFEALSDDMGLHLMNGRGRSAEDLSRAMYDDNGNQLVQLYGAIDFTGAEAALHSLERRDADGGEIVLDLSEATEAQEMCCQMLTTGVDELRDAGYDIRISDPDGLLVKDGG from the coding sequence ATGGACACAGCAATTCCGCAATACCTGCAGCGACTCATCGACGACGCGCGTGCGAGAGAGGAGCGCCAGGACACCGACGGACACCCCGACGATCGCATCGGCATCGCGCTGTGCACTTCGACGGGGCATCTCTACGCCGCTGGCGATACCGGCGCGGAGTTCACCATCCAGTCGGTGTCGAAGCCTTTCATTTTCGCGCTCGCGGTGCAGCGGCGGGGCGCGCGCAGGGTGCTAGAAGCGGTGGAGCTCGAGCCTTCCGGCGAGGCTTTCGACGAGATCTCGCTCGGCGACCACTACCGCCCGATGAACCCGATGATCAACGCCGGCGCACTCGCGGTCAACCAGCTCATCTTGGGCGAGGACGCGGAGGCCGACGACCGCGTCGAGATCGTCCGCGACCTGCTCTCGAAGCTGGCAGGCCGCGACTTAAAGGTCAACCTCGACGCCGCCCGCGAGGAGTTTCGCAGCGCCGATCGCAACCTGGCGCTGGCGCACATGCTGCGCAGCTATGGCATCATCAACGACTCCGCCGAAAGCGCGGTGTGGGGCTATACCCGCCAGTGTTGTGTCTCGGTGACCGCACGCGATCTCGCGATCATGGCCGCCACGCTGGCGAATCACGGCGTCAACCCGATTACCGGCGAGCGGGTTCTCGACGCCCGCGTCTGCCGCCTGACCATGGCCGTGCTCTCGACGACGGGCATGTACGACGCCACCGGCCGCTGGATGGCGCGGGTGGGCATCCCCGCGAAGTCGGGTGTCGACGGCGGCCTCATCGGCATGCTGCCCGGACAAGCAGGCGTCGCGACGTTCTCGCCGGGCCTCGATAAACACGGCAACCCCATCCGCGGCGTGCGCCTCTTCGAAGCGTTATCCGACGACATGGGCCTTCACCTCATGAACGGCCGCGGCCGCAGCGCCGAGGATCTTTCGCGCGCCATGTACGACGACAATGGCAACCAGCTGGTCCAGCTCTACGGCGCGATCGACTTCACCGGCGCCGAGGCCGCGCTGCACAGCCTGGAGCGCCGCGACGCCGACGGCGGCGAGATCGTCCTCGACCTCTCCGAAGCCACCGAGGCGCAGGAGATGTGCTGCCAGATGCTCACCACGGGTGTCGACGAGCTGCGCGACGCCGGCTACGATATCCGCATCAGCGACCCCGACGGTTTGCTCGTCAAAGACGGCGGTTAG
- a CDS encoding gluconokinase codes for MGVSGSGKSTIGALLGARLDLPYYDGDDLHPQANIDKMSAGRALDDDDRWPWLEHIGQWLADHPAGGVIGCSALKRSYRDAIRRHCPQTVFVHVHGSPELLRTRMKDRDGHFMPPSLLESQLATLEPLGDDEAGRLFDITGTVPAITDEVTTWIRQLDAAGQLG; via the coding sequence ATGGGGGTCTCCGGCTCGGGCAAATCCACCATCGGCGCGCTCCTCGGCGCCCGCCTGGACCTGCCGTACTACGACGGCGACGACCTACATCCCCAGGCCAACATCGACAAGATGAGTGCCGGGCGGGCGCTTGACGACGACGACCGCTGGCCCTGGCTCGAGCACATCGGACAGTGGCTCGCAGATCATCCGGCCGGCGGAGTCATCGGCTGCTCGGCGCTGAAGCGCTCCTACCGCGACGCCATCCGCCGCCACTGCCCGCAGACCGTCTTCGTGCATGTCCACGGCTCGCCCGAGCTGCTGCGCACGCGCATGAAAGACCGCGACGGCCACTTCATGCCGCCCAGCTTGCTGGAGTCGCAGCTGGCCACGCTCGAACCGCTAGGCGACGACGAAGCCGGCCGCCTCTTCGACATCACCGGCACCGTTCCCGCTATTACCGACGAGGTCACCACCTGGATCCGCCAACTCGACGCCGCCGGGCAGCTAGGCTGA
- a CDS encoding isochorismatase family protein: MRALVIVDVQNDFCHGSLATERGDEIAALIGAFQHSEQLQDNGYARIVATADNHIDPGAHFSKNPDFVDSWPAHCVAGTEGTQFHDEIDAQQFDAVFTKGEYSAAYSGFEGSFKDQSLADWLRSADITHLDVCGIATDHCVRATVLDGLKEGFDVRVLTGLVAAVDNARGDEALAEMEAAGAELL; encoded by the coding sequence ATGCGTGCACTCGTCATCGTCGACGTCCAGAACGACTTCTGCCACGGCAGCCTGGCCACCGAGCGTGGCGACGAAATCGCCGCCCTCATCGGCGCCTTCCAGCACTCCGAGCAGCTGCAAGACAACGGCTACGCCCGCATCGTGGCCACCGCCGACAACCACATCGACCCAGGCGCGCACTTCTCGAAGAACCCGGACTTCGTCGACTCCTGGCCCGCGCACTGCGTAGCCGGCACCGAGGGCACGCAGTTCCACGACGAGATCGATGCTCAGCAGTTCGACGCCGTGTTCACCAAAGGCGAATACAGCGCGGCCTACTCCGGCTTCGAGGGCTCCTTTAAGGACCAGTCCCTGGCCGACTGGCTGCGCTCTGCAGACATCACCCACCTGGATGTTTGCGGCATCGCCACCGACCACTGCGTACGCGCGACCGTCCTGGACGGATTGAAAGAAGGTTTCGACGTCCGCGTACTCACGGGCCTGGTCGCCGCCGTCGACAACGCCCGCGGCGACGAGGCGCTCGCGGAGATGGAGGCCGCGGGCGCAGAGCTGCTATAG
- a CDS encoding MFS transporter, translating into MPEGNNSFAKKFSAGAMGTLLLTVMAPQLGLSVITPSFATMASDLGVAVASLQWTTTIYMAGYALSMFAGGFLAEKYDAVKLQAFGLVMFSAGSVVCAFSPSIALLSVGRFLQALGGTSATVLCRLIIRRRIDPKFRIAPLANLTMVISLTPAVAPLIGGVASLFFPWRVIFVVLALLGLAFSVLCLAFLGSAKAEIPALPSLGQTLASIKASLMNPSYLWYSAALALVWMSYFGFLALSPGFFETTYGIAGITYGVVMLWPAVGYWFGSFLIKHTARPTKLAHLSIVVFGAVALVVFAVGMLAPPLPAWVVIALLCTQFMGVGAVIPYSQNGQLSLPLPVPGVPTGLFFFIQMMAGAVYAAVSNSFEVTSLRPILAFVAAPQLVLGVAFVAMALNGRFRKP; encoded by the coding sequence GTGCCTGAGGGGAACAACAGTTTCGCTAAGAAATTCTCCGCGGGCGCTATGGGCACCCTCCTTCTGACCGTCATGGCCCCACAACTGGGGCTCAGCGTCATCACGCCCTCTTTCGCCACGATGGCCTCAGACTTGGGTGTCGCTGTCGCAAGTCTGCAATGGACAACGACGATCTATATGGCCGGATATGCGCTCAGCATGTTTGCGGGCGGTTTTCTGGCCGAAAAATATGACGCGGTCAAGCTCCAAGCGTTCGGGCTGGTCATGTTCAGCGCCGGCTCCGTAGTCTGCGCGTTCTCCCCGTCCATCGCGTTGTTGTCCGTGGGGCGATTTCTACAAGCGCTCGGGGGAACCTCCGCGACTGTTCTGTGCCGTCTCATCATTCGCCGACGCATTGATCCGAAATTCAGGATTGCACCGCTGGCGAACCTCACTATGGTCATATCGCTCACACCGGCGGTAGCTCCCCTGATAGGCGGCGTGGCCTCCCTCTTCTTCCCCTGGCGAGTCATTTTTGTGGTGCTGGCCCTTCTGGGGCTGGCCTTCTCCGTGTTATGCCTCGCCTTTCTGGGCTCAGCGAAGGCGGAGATCCCCGCGCTACCTTCCCTGGGGCAAACGCTCGCGTCCATCAAAGCGTCACTGATGAACCCGTCGTATCTGTGGTACTCGGCGGCACTCGCGCTGGTGTGGATGAGTTATTTCGGCTTTCTGGCTCTCTCGCCTGGCTTCTTCGAAACCACCTATGGGATCGCCGGCATCACCTACGGGGTGGTCATGCTCTGGCCCGCAGTCGGGTATTGGTTCGGGAGTTTCTTAATTAAACACACCGCTCGCCCGACGAAGCTGGCGCACCTCTCGATCGTGGTGTTCGGGGCGGTCGCCTTGGTGGTCTTCGCGGTAGGGATGCTCGCCCCACCGCTTCCCGCGTGGGTCGTGATTGCGCTGTTGTGCACACAGTTCATGGGAGTAGGGGCAGTGATCCCCTATAGCCAAAACGGACAGCTCTCCCTGCCCCTGCCGGTACCGGGGGTGCCCACTGGGCTGTTCTTCTTCATCCAAATGATGGCAGGGGCCGTTTATGCGGCGGTGTCCAATTCTTTCGAGGTCACGTCGCTGCGCCCCATCCTGGCTTTCGTCGCCGCGCCACAGCTCGTGCTCGGTGTGGCGTTTGTAGCCATGGCGCTTAACGGCAGGTTCAGAAAGCCCTAA
- a CDS encoding DUF3618 domain-containing protein, which translates to MARDIDDIQRDIERTRGQLAATLDELADRSKPKNLVDDAKRGITEKLQDPTVQKVLAGFGVAVAGLITVAVLRNRKKKNDIKEIQRLLAQRTDI; encoded by the coding sequence GTGGCACGAGACATCGACGACATTCAGCGTGACATCGAGCGCACCCGCGGTCAGCTGGCCGCGACCCTGGATGAGCTCGCTGACCGCAGTAAGCCGAAGAACCTGGTAGATGACGCCAAGCGGGGGATCACCGAGAAGCTGCAGGATCCCACCGTGCAGAAGGTTCTCGCCGGCTTCGGTGTCGCTGTCGCAGGCCTGATCACCGTCGCCGTGCTGCGCAACCGCAAGAAGAAGAACGACATCAAGGAAATCCAGCGCCTGCTCGCACAGCGCACCGATATTTAA
- the bcp gene encoding thioredoxin-dependent thiol peroxidase, producing MTDSSRLSAGDTAPAFTLTDDSGNEVSLSDYQGKKVLVYFYPKANTPGCTTEACDFRDSLARLNGAGIDIVGISPDPVEKLAKFRDDHGLNFPLLSDEDKSVMTEWGAFGEKNNYGKIVQGVIRSTVLVGEDGTVEWAKYNVKAKGHVERILRDIDQA from the coding sequence ATGACTGACTCCTCACGTCTTTCCGCGGGCGATACCGCCCCTGCGTTCACTTTGACCGATGACTCCGGCAACGAGGTCAGCCTGTCTGATTACCAGGGCAAGAAGGTGCTGGTCTACTTCTACCCGAAGGCCAACACCCCGGGCTGCACCACCGAGGCCTGTGACTTCCGAGATTCCCTGGCACGCCTGAACGGCGCCGGCATCGATATCGTGGGTATCTCGCCGGATCCCGTCGAGAAGCTCGCGAAGTTCCGCGACGATCACGGCCTCAACTTCCCGCTGCTGTCGGACGAAGATAAGTCCGTCATGACCGAGTGGGGTGCCTTCGGGGAGAAGAACAACTACGGCAAAATCGTCCAGGGCGTGATCCGTTCGACTGTGCTGGTCGGCGAGGACGGCACCGTCGAGTGGGCGAAGTACAACGTGAAGGCCAAGGGCCACGTCGAGCGCATCCTGCGGGACATCGACCAGGCCTAG
- a CDS encoding TetR/AcrR family transcriptional regulator — translation MSASDPETTEDGLLVPRRRPAQARSRERYERILKAGREVLVEVGFESFTFDEVARRAGVPIGTLYQFFANKYVLICELDRQDTAASVAELERFSQQVPALQWPEVLSEFIDHLARLWREDPSRRAVWHAVQSTPATRQTARHTEREMIDRLIDVLAPLNPQAPVEVRRRLAAFLLHTGSSVLNFAVRDLDEGEDADAYFDGVVGEIKRMLIAYLFAVAQA, via the coding sequence ATGTCTGCAAGCGATCCTGAGACCACGGAGGACGGGCTGCTCGTCCCCCGGCGCCGGCCTGCCCAGGCGCGTTCGCGGGAACGCTACGAGCGGATCCTCAAGGCGGGCCGCGAGGTGCTCGTCGAGGTGGGCTTCGAGTCTTTCACCTTCGATGAGGTGGCCCGGCGCGCCGGGGTGCCCATCGGCACCTTGTATCAGTTTTTCGCGAACAAGTACGTGCTCATCTGTGAACTCGACCGGCAGGACACCGCCGCCTCGGTCGCGGAGCTGGAGCGTTTCTCGCAGCAGGTCCCGGCGCTGCAGTGGCCGGAGGTGCTCAGCGAGTTCATCGATCACCTCGCCCGTCTGTGGCGCGAGGACCCGTCCCGGCGGGCAGTGTGGCACGCGGTGCAGTCGACCCCGGCCACCCGGCAGACGGCGCGGCACACTGAGCGCGAGATGATCGACCGGCTTATCGACGTCCTCGCGCCCCTCAACCCGCAGGCGCCGGTGGAGGTGCGGCGTCGATTAGCGGCGTTTTTGTTGCACACCGGCTCATCGGTGCTGAACTTCGCGGTGCGCGACCTCGACGAGGGCGAGGACGCCGATGCCTACTTCGATGGCGTGGTCGGCGAGATCAAGCGCATGCTCATCGCCTATCTCTTCGCCGTCGCTCAAGCCTAG
- a CDS encoding holo-ACP synthase — translation MEDQRPMPFVGTDLVQISAFAEQLERPGSTFENVFSARELRTARTKPSRAEHLAGRWAVKEAFIKAWSQSMYGSPPPIARDAVDFAEIETVPDRWNRIAVVVRGEVARAVGTHRVQASISHDGDYALAVVNFWPGP, via the coding sequence ATGGAGGATCAACGGCCGATGCCCTTCGTGGGCACCGATCTCGTGCAGATCAGCGCGTTCGCCGAACAGCTGGAGCGCCCGGGATCGACGTTCGAGAACGTCTTCAGCGCCCGGGAGCTGCGCACCGCGCGCACCAAGCCCTCACGTGCCGAGCACCTCGCCGGCCGCTGGGCCGTCAAGGAGGCGTTCATTAAAGCGTGGTCGCAGTCGATGTACGGATCCCCGCCGCCGATCGCCCGCGACGCCGTCGATTTCGCAGAGATCGAAACCGTGCCGGATCGGTGGAACCGCATCGCGGTGGTGGTACGCGGGGAGGTGGCCCGCGCCGTCGGCACGCACAGGGTGCAGGCGAGCATCTCGCACGACGGCGACTATGCCCTCGCCGTGGTGAACTTCTGGCCGGGGCCCTAG